In the genome of Podospora pseudocomata strain CBS 415.72m chromosome 7, whole genome shotgun sequence, the window AGCCAATCGTGATATCTATTTAATCCATCGCCTGGGCCAAAACTTGCAAAatcaaaccccaacaacagtcCCGTCTAATCAATTGCGCTTGCCAAGCTGACCAATCATCCTCTACCTCTTAACCACCGTGCTGTATCACCCGGGTATatctctttttcctctccccccctaACGAACATACTTACTCATAAACCTCTTATGAAAATCCGACCTCAACAAATCATTAATAaactccttcttcttccccttctcctccgtgCCCCTCGCCTGGTTCTTGAACACCACATCGTCATCCCACCGCCTCTTGATATTAAAATCCGCCCTCCcgctgttgttgttattgagAAGCGGGTTCCCCAGCGCAAtatccttctccctctccgcctcctccgcagccaacctctccttctcttcccgTTCCCGTTTCTcggccctctccctcctcactctctctAATTCCCTCTGCAACTCggcttcctcatcatcagaatCCGAGTCTGAatcgctgtcgtcgtcgtcatcttcctcgtcgtcttcttcgctTGATGCGTCGCTGTCGTCGGCGTCTATGGAGCGGGTTTCTTCTAGTATGCGGCGGCGTTTGGATTCGGGGTCTTCTTGTTCTATCGATAGTGGTCgcttggatgaggaggaattACTGGGGAGGGCTTGTTGTTCTGACTGACTGCCAGTCGACTGGCCGGGGATGGGAGCGCCCCTGAGCTTGGCGTAGTGAGCCGCCTCTGCGGCTTCAAGTTCGGCGCGGAGGTCGCGGGACTGGTGATCGGCGTCGCCTCCTTGGCCGGGTTGGCGGAATTTGAGCTGGGTGTAGGCTGGAAGGAGGCGTTGGTGGTAGGCGGGGCCGCGGAGGGCTTCTTTGCCGCGGGCCTTGGAAAAATAGTTAGCAGGGtgcttggtgagggtggctGAGAAAACGTACCGGGTCAAAGGTAGGGCGATGGGCTGTTGTCATTTTGGCGACTGGTTGGAGAatgtgatgggggtgatgcGACGACTGATGGACGAGTAATGgggagagttggaggatTGATTGATCGAAGATGGAGAGCCGTGaaagctgatgatgatgacgggcaGGCAAGTTGCACCCCAGGAACGCGCCTTGACCGCCCGGCTTGGCGCTGCCTGGCAGAATCCACCAAAAAATTGGCGGAGATGGCTGGCAGAAAGCTGCCCCTCGACTTGCGACACAACATCCCCAATTCacaaccttgatgacctcgAATTAATTTCTGAAATACACATTTCCATAGAAGGCCAAAATGCCCAGAGAAGCAGAACCATCCCTCAACGAGAAGCAGTTCGTCCTGCAAGCCCTCCACGACAGCGTCCGCCTCGACGGCCGAGAGCTCGAACAATACCGGCCCTTGGAGCTCACCTTTGGCGACCAACATGGCGTCGCAGACGTCACACTAGGCAAGACGAGGtattcccccctccccacctaacacaaccaccactccccctaTGCTAACCCCCGTGCCAGAGTCCTCGCCAAAGCCTCAGCCGAACTAACAGTCCCCTACGCCGACCGCCCCCTCGACGGCATCTTCAACATCGCAACCGAGCTCTCCCCCATGacctcccccgccttcgAAGTCAACCGCCCGACCGAGACAGAAGTCCTCATATCCCGCCTCCTCGAAAAGACGGTCCGCCGCTCCGGCGCCCTCGACACCGAGTCCCTCTGCCTCGTCGCCGGCCAAAAGTGCTGGTCCATCCGCGTGGACGTCCACGTCCTCTCCCACGACGGCAACCTCATCGACGCCGCCTGCttcgccgtcgtcgccgc includes:
- the CWC15 gene encoding complexed with cef1p (EggNog:ENOG503NY3T; COG:A) codes for the protein MTTAHRPTFDPARGKEALRGPAYHQRLLPAYTQLKFRQPGQGGDADHQSRDLRAELEAAEAAHYAKLRGAPIPGQSTGSQSEQQALPSNSSSSKRPLSIEQEDPESKRRRILEETRSIDADDSDASSEEDDEEDDDDDSDSDSDSDDEEAELQRELERVRRERAEKREREEKERLAAEEAEREKDIALGNPLLNNNNSGRADFNIKRRWDDDVVFKNQARGTEEKGKKKEFINDLLRSDFHKRFMSKYVR